A single Photobacterium toruni DNA region contains:
- a CDS encoding DUF2301 domain-containing membrane protein, whose translation MADPHIKCELDILDKLTVILYRTAFTLAAIIMMVIGTEPHAATPFLIVVALLASTTVHIYDKRFRWLIQGAGLFAAIWFIAGLWQPLALGAALFVFSALSIKEYFCFQVKILLLTPLALAGFWFCLIFNVMNIAIGLAMVGAALLAFAAFSKWRMPLHFDIGDKSRYQV comes from the coding sequence ATGGCTGATCCACATATTAAATGCGAACTTGATATTCTTGATAAACTGACAGTTATCCTATATCGCACTGCATTCACTCTTGCCGCTATTATCATGATGGTAATTGGTACAGAACCCCATGCTGCAACCCCTTTTCTTATCGTCGTTGCTTTATTGGCATCAACAACTGTTCATATTTATGACAAGCGTTTTCGCTGGCTAATTCAAGGCGCAGGGTTATTTGCTGCGATCTGGTTTATTGCTGGACTCTGGCAACCACTAGCCTTAGGCGCTGCTTTGTTTGTTTTTAGCGCGCTTTCGATAAAAGAATACTTCTGTTTTCAAGTAAAAATACTTTTATTAACTCCGCTTGCTTTAGCGGGATTTTGGTTTTGCTTAATCTTTAATGTGATGAATATTGCGATTGGATTAGCAATGGTCGGTGCAGCATTACTGGCCTTTGCTGCTTTTAGTAAATGGCGCATGCCACTGCATTTTGATATTGGCGATAAAAGTCGTTACCAAGTGTAA
- a CDS encoding GGDEF domain-containing protein codes for MMLSNCYFKFQPRYYNGEISSYEALLRISHLEIEHYIESITDHVEFDLAIIESIIKQRSLLPNPEKTQLAINISIASLLDDEFIEACKKIFEHEKNIVLELTRHDTTNDFARIQAAIKQLKAKNVQFALDDYGKGYANSELFLHLDIEYIKLDRKLIKNISQSYVAYSLVKTKYEKIAKVLGKHIIVEGVETFEQLNLLKQLGDMTYQGFYFSKPLDIGHIKPTKTNLDICKVDNPSFCNVLDQAIYEMNRAPNPQAIKAAINHLIKIDRYNIIGISPNFFDVYSEQCRINKNYNELLERKSSPHFLLVSSLLNTCNALVIMRDSDGNAIYNNEKHINYLGVDLVDYTAAQACEKFPDYRTCLDLDNELLNSDTCFIVSNETVETENGKQFFHTYRQKITHFDQVFIICSVYEANDSIHIDTLTGCYQKSYLKSTYASAYQTLVFIDLDGFKLINDIHGHNKGDEVLQDFSQSIQRMLRERDVIVRFGGDEFVLLLDSSSLNAVQQRIEIIRDNIEAYFLAKDLYLSFSYGIVDVNDCIESALKKADEAMYKQKYARKQ; via the coding sequence ATGATGTTATCAAATTGTTATTTTAAATTTCAGCCTCGTTATTACAATGGTGAGATATCGTCTTATGAAGCACTGCTTAGAATCTCTCACCTCGAAATCGAACACTATATTGAAAGTATTACAGACCATGTTGAGTTTGATTTAGCTATTATTGAGTCTATTATTAAGCAACGATCACTATTGCCTAATCCTGAAAAGACACAATTGGCAATTAATATATCTATAGCAAGTCTATTAGATGATGAATTTATTGAAGCATGTAAGAAAATCTTTGAGCATGAAAAAAATATTGTTTTAGAGCTGACTCGACATGATACAACCAACGATTTTGCGCGTATTCAAGCCGCAATTAAGCAATTGAAAGCTAAGAATGTTCAATTTGCATTGGATGATTATGGAAAAGGCTATGCTAACAGTGAATTATTTCTGCATCTTGATATTGAATATATAAAATTAGATCGAAAGCTAATTAAGAATATTAGTCAGAGTTACGTTGCTTATTCATTAGTTAAAACAAAGTATGAAAAGATAGCTAAAGTGCTTGGTAAACATATTATTGTTGAAGGTGTTGAGACATTTGAACAATTAAATTTACTAAAGCAATTAGGAGATATGACTTATCAAGGTTTTTATTTTTCAAAGCCGCTTGATATTGGACATATTAAGCCAACAAAGACAAATCTAGATATTTGTAAGGTAGATAATCCATCATTTTGTAATGTACTTGATCAGGCCATTTATGAGATGAATCGAGCCCCTAATCCGCAAGCGATTAAAGCGGCTATTAATCATCTTATTAAAATTGATCGTTATAATATTATAGGAATAAGCCCTAATTTTTTTGATGTTTATAGTGAGCAATGTCGAATTAATAAAAATTATAATGAGTTGCTTGAACGTAAGAGTAGCCCTCATTTCTTATTAGTTTCATCTTTACTCAATACATGTAATGCATTAGTGATTATGCGTGATAGTGACGGTAATGCTATTTATAATAATGAGAAACATATTAATTATTTAGGTGTTGATCTTGTTGATTATACTGCTGCACAAGCTTGTGAAAAGTTTCCTGATTATCGTACGTGTCTTGATTTAGATAATGAATTACTTAACAGTGACACTTGCTTTATTGTATCAAATGAGACCGTCGAGACTGAAAATGGTAAGCAGTTTTTCCACACATATCGACAGAAAATAACCCATTTCGATCAAGTATTTATTATTTGTAGTGTTTATGAAGCGAACGATAGTATTCATATTGATACGTTAACGGGGTGTTATCAAAAAAGTTATTTAAAATCAACGTATGCGAGTGCTTATCAAACATTGGTATTCATTGATCTTGATGGCTTTAAATTAATTAACGATATACATGGTCATAATAAAGGTGATGAGGTTTTACAAGATTTTTCTCAAAGTATACAGAGGATGTTACGTGAGCGTGATGTGATAGTACGTTTTGGTGGCGATGAATTTGTATTATTGCTTGATAGTTCTTCATTAAATGCAGTGCAGCAACGCATTGAAATAATTAGAGATAATATTGAGGCTTATTTTTTAGCAAAAGATCTATATTTAAGCTTTTCTTATGGCATTGTTGATGTGAATGATTGTATTGAAAGTGCTTTGAAGAAAGCCGATGAAGCAATGTATAAACAAAAATATGCACGTAAGCAGTAG